A single genomic interval of Zobellia nedashkovskayae harbors:
- a CDS encoding sensor histidine kinase, whose amino-acid sequence MNASKRKYLPQWFVHAFLWCALFGVLIYPFLLESRSIPPHIIIKLVMAAVLFYFNYYYLVPNFLLKDKIKIYIGISIVLISIVGYGSHSLFPPEGPKDFGPITDYMKERRESRMPIRFSLMPFVVFGIPYIFAIMLRVYTELQKNENLRRSVEKEKVQSELQFLKTQLNPHFLFNSLNTIYSLSVKKSPDTSEAIINLSELMRYMIYEADKDLVPLNKEIEYIKSYVALQRLRLADSENVFLKISGDDTGKIIPALLFISFIENAFKYGTDYDGKTSVKINLLIKEKSIHLYVVNKIGSFRAKSESSGVGLQNVKNRLNYLYPNSHELVIKDDGSIYEVNLILNL is encoded by the coding sequence ATGAACGCCTCTAAAAGAAAATACTTGCCACAGTGGTTTGTACATGCCTTCTTATGGTGTGCCCTTTTTGGCGTTTTAATTTATCCATTTTTACTTGAGTCAAGGTCCATACCACCTCATATTATTATTAAATTGGTAATGGCGGCGGTATTATTTTACTTCAATTATTACTATCTGGTTCCCAACTTCCTGCTAAAGGATAAAATAAAAATCTATATTGGTATTTCTATAGTATTAATATCGATTGTCGGTTACGGATCGCATAGTTTATTTCCTCCTGAAGGGCCAAAAGACTTTGGTCCCATTACGGATTATATGAAAGAACGAAGGGAATCTAGGATGCCTATCCGGTTTTCTCTAATGCCATTTGTAGTTTTTGGAATACCTTATATTTTTGCCATAATGCTCCGTGTTTATACGGAATTACAAAAGAATGAGAACCTTCGTAGGTCGGTTGAGAAGGAGAAGGTACAATCGGAATTGCAGTTTCTAAAAACGCAGTTAAACCCTCATTTTCTTTTTAACTCGCTTAATACCATTTACTCGTTATCGGTCAAGAAATCGCCAGATACATCAGAAGCTATTATAAATTTATCGGAATTAATGCGTTATATGATATATGAGGCAGATAAAGACCTAGTACCACTGAATAAAGAAATAGAATATATAAAAAGTTACGTAGCCTTGCAAAGGTTACGATTGGCAGATAGTGAGAATGTATTTCTTAAAATATCTGGTGATGATACAGGAAAGATAATACCGGCACTACTATTTATTTCATTCATAGAAAACGCGTTTAAATACGGTACGGACTATGACGGAAAGACCAGTGTAAAAATAAACCTTTTGATCAAAGAGAAGTCTATACATCTATACGTTGTAAACAAAATAGGGAGTTTCAGAGCAAAGTCAGAGAGTAGTGGTGTGGGGCTGCAGAACGTAAAGAACAGATTGAATTATTTATACCCTAATTCTCATGAATTGGTTATAAAGGATGATGGGTCTATTTATGAAGTTAATTTAATTTTAAACCTATAA
- the ctlX gene encoding citrulline utilization hydrolase CtlX produces the protein MQITNNILMIRPVNFRMNEQTAVNNYFQEDIDVQNTTINSKAQQEFDAFVDVLRSKGVNVIVVEDTKEPDTPDSIFPNNWISFHANGTVGLYPMFAENRRSERREDILETLEEKGLHIENIVDYTSAEAEGVFLEATGSIALDRVNKKAYCALSGRADEELFIEFCEDFEYSPVIFTANQSVDGKRMAIYHTNVMMCLAENFSVICLDTIDDKKERKNVIDHLKQDGKEIIKITEQQMHHFAGNMLQVLGGDDKRYLVMSSSAYNSLTSKQIEAIETYCEIIHSSLDTIETCGGGSARCMMAEVFLPRSK, from the coding sequence ATGCAGATTACGAATAACATACTAATGATTCGTCCGGTCAATTTTAGGATGAACGAGCAGACTGCGGTCAATAATTATTTTCAAGAAGATATAGATGTTCAGAATACGACAATCAATTCAAAAGCACAACAAGAATTTGATGCTTTTGTAGATGTTTTGCGTTCAAAAGGTGTGAACGTAATTGTAGTTGAAGACACGAAGGAACCAGATACTCCGGATTCTATATTTCCTAATAATTGGATTTCATTTCATGCTAATGGTACGGTAGGTCTGTATCCTATGTTTGCAGAAAATAGACGTAGTGAAAGGCGCGAAGATATTTTGGAAACTCTTGAAGAAAAAGGTTTACACATTGAAAATATAGTTGATTATACTTCTGCAGAAGCAGAAGGTGTTTTTCTTGAAGCCACGGGCAGTATAGCGCTGGATAGAGTAAACAAAAAAGCTTACTGTGCACTTTCTGGAAGGGCAGATGAAGAGTTGTTCATAGAGTTCTGCGAAGATTTTGAATATTCTCCAGTGATTTTTACCGCAAACCAATCTGTTGACGGTAAAAGAATGGCCATTTATCATACAAATGTTATGATGTGCTTGGCCGAAAACTTTTCTGTTATCTGTCTTGATACTATAGACGATAAAAAAGAACGCAAAAATGTAATTGATCATCTGAAGCAAGATGGTAAGGAAATCATTAAAATTACTGAACAGCAAATGCATCACTTTGCCGGTAACATGCTTCAAGTTTTGGGAGGTGATGACAAGAGGTATTTGGTGATGAGTTCATCTGCATACAACAGCTTAACTTCAAAGCAAATTGAAGCTATTGAAACGTACTGTGAAATTATTCATAGCTCTTTAGATACTATTGAAACTTGTGGTGGCGGTAGCGCTCGCTGTATGATGGCCGAGGTTTTTCTACCGCGTTCAAAATAA
- a CDS encoding DUF4907 domain-containing protein, translating to MKTKKTYFFLTALAVILVYIAFNYSGAKLYTKGLHTEVLQVDEGYGYKILYDDKILVKQDFIPAIQGKKSFESEKEAMLVGNVVLRKIEKGEDPYISVLELKDLKINILD from the coding sequence ATGAAAACAAAAAAAACATATTTTTTCTTAACGGCTTTGGCCGTTATTCTTGTTTATATTGCATTTAACTATAGTGGAGCGAAATTATATACCAAAGGACTTCATACAGAAGTTTTGCAGGTTGATGAAGGATATGGGTATAAAATTTTGTATGATGATAAGATATTGGTAAAACAAGATTTTATACCGGCAATACAAGGAAAGAAATCTTTTGAATCAGAAAAAGAAGCTATGCTGGTAGGAAATGTGGTTTTGAGAAAAATAGAAAAAGGAGAAGACCCCTATATTTCGGTTTTGGAACTTAAGGATTTGAAAATAAACATTTTGGATTAA
- a CDS encoding OmpP1/FadL family transporter: MNKVALFSTLTVFLNFCSLRAQSEGLTSSPYSLYGLGTINQSSIGRTNGMGYTGIGLKTSNQINNLNPANYALIPEGSFFYDIGLKGEYNQYSNKADSETKTTINFSNIAIAFRIAEGFGAGISLVPYSEVGYSLIGINTNIEGTDETFESNVNGIGGLSELKFNLGYSVLPNLRLGANASILFGNIEENEAFIINQSAFSSEETTNYSGIRLGLGMHFDLSDNFTIGSTVQLPTSLKGNIKRSITKSLDGTEITVEDGESDTSADFNMPLEVGIGMSANILESFTLSADYKKNYWDATGQTESLGSYADQDIFGIGVEYVKDPTSYKYTDRIRYRTGFNYDNGYLSINGKKVDGYNITAGIGIPVGQGQKSMMNLSYSYGSKGQIQNILIKENFHLLTLNLSLEDLWFQKRKIN; encoded by the coding sequence ATGAATAAAGTCGCACTCTTTTCCACTTTAACAGTATTCTTAAACTTCTGTTCTCTACGGGCACAATCAGAGGGTTTAACGAGTTCCCCATATTCATTATATGGTCTAGGCACCATAAACCAATCTAGCATTGGGCGGACTAACGGAATGGGCTATACAGGAATAGGTCTTAAAACCTCAAATCAAATTAACAATTTAAACCCTGCTAACTACGCATTAATTCCAGAAGGTTCATTTTTTTATGATATTGGACTAAAAGGGGAATACAACCAGTATAGCAACAAAGCTGATAGTGAAACAAAAACCACCATAAATTTCTCTAATATAGCAATTGCCTTTAGGATAGCAGAAGGTTTTGGAGCGGGTATATCTCTTGTTCCTTACAGCGAAGTGGGTTATTCTTTAATTGGAATAAATACGAACATTGAGGGAACAGATGAAACATTTGAAAGTAATGTAAACGGAATTGGGGGTTTAAGCGAACTTAAATTTAACTTGGGTTATAGTGTTTTACCTAATTTAAGACTTGGCGCTAACGCATCTATTTTATTCGGAAACATTGAAGAAAACGAAGCTTTTATAATTAATCAGAGTGCTTTTAGCTCAGAAGAGACTACAAATTATTCCGGTATTCGTTTGGGGCTTGGTATGCACTTTGATCTTTCCGATAATTTTACTATTGGTAGTACCGTTCAGCTTCCAACGAGCTTAAAAGGCAACATAAAACGTTCCATAACCAAGAGTTTAGATGGCACGGAAATTACCGTAGAAGATGGAGAAAGTGACACTTCTGCAGACTTTAATATGCCACTTGAAGTGGGTATAGGAATGAGTGCGAATATTCTTGAGTCGTTCACTCTAAGTGCTGATTATAAAAAGAATTATTGGGATGCTACAGGGCAGACAGAAAGCCTTGGCAGCTATGCCGATCAAGACATTTTTGGAATTGGCGTTGAATATGTAAAAGACCCTACAAGTTATAAATATACAGACCGTATTCGTTACAGAACCGGTTTTAACTATGACAACGGATATCTTTCTATAAACGGAAAAAAAGTAGACGGATATAATATTACAGCCGGTATAGGTATACCCGTAGGTCAAGGACAAAAATCTATGATGAACCTTTCCTATAGTTATGGCTCAAAAGGTCAAATTCAAAACATACTGATAAAAGAGAACTTTCATCTACTAACCTTGAATTTAAGCCTAGAAGATCTTTGGTTTCAGAAACGAAAAATTAACTAG
- a CDS encoding SCO family protein, giving the protein MKLLSEIKKYSFLLLLLAFTACNQTVKKENQKKEISSRVEFLPYFNDESFTPHWLEPGTQEEKEFHKIPDYKLLNQLGDTITPKTFDSKIYVTDFFFTSCPGICLKMMGNMQKVQEAFLKDPSVLILSHSVTPTIDSIPVLKTYADKNGIIDNKWHLVTGDKQEIYNLGRNQYFVENDLGVPKDINDFLHTENFLLIDKNKHIRGIYNGLNRSSVAQLITDIKALKKE; this is encoded by the coding sequence ATGAAGTTGTTATCAGAGATAAAAAAATATAGCTTTTTACTATTGCTTCTGGCTTTTACAGCATGCAATCAAACGGTAAAAAAAGAGAATCAAAAAAAGGAGATCTCCAGCAGGGTGGAGTTTTTACCTTACTTTAATGACGAATCTTTTACGCCGCATTGGTTGGAACCAGGTACTCAAGAAGAAAAAGAATTCCATAAGATTCCGGACTACAAACTTTTAAATCAATTGGGAGACACTATCACTCCTAAAACTTTTGATAGTAAGATATATGTAACGGATTTCTTCTTTACAAGCTGTCCAGGCATTTGCCTTAAAATGATGGGTAATATGCAAAAAGTTCAAGAAGCTTTCTTAAAAGACCCAAGCGTATTGATACTATCACATTCCGTGACACCTACTATAGACTCTATTCCTGTTCTAAAGACCTATGCAGATAAAAATGGAATTATAGATAACAAATGGCATTTGGTAACTGGTGATAAACAAGAAATTTACAACCTAGGAAGAAACCAATATTTTGTTGAAAACGATTTAGGGGTTCCCAAGGATATAAACGATTTCTTGCACACCGAGAACTTCTTGCTCATTGACAAAAACAAACACATTAGGGGCATCTATAACGGCTTAAACCGTTCTTCTGTAGCCCAATTAATTACCGATATAAAAGCCTTGAAAAAGGAATAA
- a CDS encoding DUF4270 family protein has product MKKSLVTFICLSTLISCSTDAINSSDFEAGDTFTDSDIRVVQLDTMTVDFSTMKFDSIDTSQSSRMLVGKYNDPVFGTVKTASFMELIPSSYYIDTDAEYDSITFLLRPDNYYYNDTLQSNTIHIKQVTENLKPADGVNFYNTSTIDFDEEDLGSLTYYPRPIGTDSLEIKLTDSLGQGLFDNLQLKKITTYDELKNYFYGITMQPDQEDDGAVIGFSLTSNMRLYYTIAEENERTQYSTDFLINTSSSPVPFFNQISADEPNEYLKMLTDQEFNLHSSETGNLSFIQSGIGIATRLEFPNIKTVFDIQGQGTLLDASLKIAPAISSYNDALALRDTLSVFIVDQNNELTSQLISTDGSAAQAILNRDNQEFNDIYYELPLSGYLEGLLSVDQESSDALILLPSNYNSTVDRFVLNTDINTQGTTLELTYAIYDEDE; this is encoded by the coding sequence ATGAAAAAATCCCTAGTCACTTTTATCTGCTTGTCAACCCTAATTTCATGCAGTACCGACGCCATAAACAGTTCCGATTTTGAGGCGGGCGATACCTTTACGGATAGTGATATACGCGTTGTTCAGTTAGACACCATGACGGTAGATTTTTCTACTATGAAGTTTGATAGTATAGATACATCACAATCCTCACGCATGCTTGTTGGAAAATATAATGACCCTGTTTTTGGCACAGTCAAAACCGCAAGTTTTATGGAATTGATTCCCTCTTCCTATTATATTGATACAGATGCTGAATATGACAGTATAACTTTCTTACTTAGACCGGACAATTACTATTACAATGACACGCTACAATCCAACACGATACATATAAAACAAGTAACCGAAAACCTTAAGCCTGCAGATGGCGTTAATTTCTATAATACAAGTACCATAGATTTTGATGAAGAAGATTTAGGCAGTCTAACGTACTACCCCAGACCCATAGGCACAGATTCTCTTGAAATAAAACTGACGGATTCTTTAGGGCAAGGACTTTTTGATAATTTACAACTGAAGAAAATAACGACTTACGATGAGTTGAAAAATTACTTTTACGGTATTACCATGCAACCAGATCAAGAAGATGACGGTGCTGTAATAGGTTTTTCTTTGACTTCCAATATGCGACTCTATTACACCATAGCGGAAGAAAACGAGAGAACCCAATACTCAACTGATTTTCTCATAAATACGTCTAGCTCTCCTGTACCGTTTTTTAACCAAATTTCTGCAGACGAACCCAATGAATATTTAAAGATGTTGACTGATCAGGAATTTAATCTTCATAGCTCTGAAACGGGCAACCTAAGTTTTATCCAGTCTGGAATTGGTATTGCAACTAGACTTGAGTTTCCTAATATAAAAACGGTGTTTGATATTCAAGGACAGGGAACGCTATTAGATGCCTCCCTTAAAATTGCACCTGCCATAAGCTCATATAATGATGCACTGGCCTTACGAGACACCTTATCCGTCTTTATCGTTGATCAAAACAATGAACTAACTAGTCAATTGATTTCTACAGATGGTTCTGCTGCACAGGCAATTTTAAACAGAGATAATCAAGAGTTCAATGATATTTATTACGAATTACCCTTAAGTGGATACCTGGAAGGTCTACTATCCGTAGACCAAGAATCTTCGGATGCCCTGATTCTTTTACCCAGCAATTACAATTCGACAGTGGACCGTTTTGTACTCAATACAGATATAAATACTCAAGGCACCACTCTTGAACTTACTTATGCCATTTATGATGAAGATGAATAA
- a CDS encoding dimethylarginine dimethylaminohydrolase family protein has translation MLKLHVTDEISKLKVLVLGTAKSNGPTPKPEEAYDPKSLEHILAGTYPKEEDMVLEMDAFSNVLKKYDVQVYRPEVLTDCNQIFSRDIAFVIEDKLIIANILPEREKEVEAILHVLDRIDDANILHPPAEAHVEGGDVMPWGDYIFIGTYTADDYPSYITARTNQAAIDYITEQFPSKKIKSFQLRKSNTDAKQNALHLDCCFQPLGKGKAILHKNGFLVEEEYQWLVDFFGKENIFEISPDEMYQMFSNVFSISPEVVVSEKNFTRLNNWLREQGFTVEEIPYSEIAKQEGLLRCSTLPLVRE, from the coding sequence ATGCTTAAGCTTCACGTTACAGATGAGATTTCTAAGTTAAAAGTTTTGGTTTTAGGTACCGCTAAAAGTAACGGCCCTACTCCCAAACCAGAAGAGGCATATGACCCTAAATCACTAGAGCACATATTAGCAGGTACATATCCTAAAGAAGAAGATATGGTTCTTGAGATGGATGCTTTTTCTAATGTATTGAAGAAGTATGATGTTCAGGTTTACAGACCAGAAGTCTTAACAGATTGTAATCAGATTTTTTCTAGGGATATTGCTTTCGTCATAGAAGACAAACTTATCATAGCAAATATTTTACCAGAAAGAGAGAAAGAAGTAGAGGCTATTCTTCACGTTTTAGACAGGATTGATGATGCTAATATTCTTCACCCACCTGCTGAAGCGCACGTAGAAGGAGGTGATGTTATGCCATGGGGAGATTATATTTTTATTGGAACGTATACCGCAGATGATTACCCAAGTTATATTACGGCCAGAACAAACCAAGCCGCAATAGATTATATAACGGAGCAATTTCCCTCTAAAAAAATAAAATCGTTTCAGTTACGAAAATCCAATACTGATGCAAAACAGAACGCCTTGCATCTAGATTGTTGTTTTCAGCCTTTGGGAAAAGGAAAGGCAATTTTGCATAAAAATGGATTCTTAGTAGAGGAAGAATATCAATGGTTAGTAGACTTTTTTGGAAAAGAAAATATATTTGAAATTTCTCCTGACGAAATGTATCAAATGTTCAGTAACGTATTTTCTATTTCACCAGAAGTAGTAGTTTCTGAAAAGAACTTTACACGTCTTAATAATTGGTTGCGCGAGCAAGGTTTTACTGTAGAAGAGATTCCCTATTCGGAAATAGCTAAGCAAGAAGGTCTTTTGCGTTGTAGTACGCTGCCTTTGGTCCGGGAATAA
- a CDS encoding Kelch repeat-containing protein, with translation MKGFKYYIGTITIFSTVICSLVSCSNDDDDDDYLGNWVDRSVFDGSPRSGTASFTIGNIGYTGVGYDGDDYLTSFWSYDMDGDFWSQKADFIGSARNAAVGFEIDGTGYIGSGYDGLDELNDFFTYNAGSNSWEEIASLPTTGRRSAIAFGMNGFGYFGTGYDGENDRKDFWKYNPGTDSWSELVGFGGDKRRAATTFTIGDQVYLGTGVSNGIYIDDFWAFDAATETWTKKLDLDEEDDYSITRSNAVGFTLNGYGYIATGVSSGTLGTVWQYDPSTDEWELKTSFEGTTRQDGVAFSNGTKAVVGLGKTGSLYLDDLYEFFPFDEYDDED, from the coding sequence ATGAAAGGATTCAAGTACTATATAGGAACGATAACAATTTTCAGCACAGTGATCTGTTCACTGGTAAGTTGTTCAAATGATGATGATGACGATGATTACCTGGGGAACTGGGTAGATAGGTCCGTTTTTGATGGTAGTCCCCGTAGTGGAACTGCAAGCTTTACTATTGGTAATATAGGGTATACTGGAGTAGGTTATGACGGCGATGATTATCTTACTTCTTTTTGGTCTTATGACATGGACGGCGATTTTTGGTCACAAAAAGCAGACTTTATAGGAAGCGCTAGAAATGCCGCTGTAGGTTTTGAAATAGACGGAACGGGTTACATAGGTTCAGGATATGATGGATTAGATGAACTGAACGATTTTTTCACTTATAATGCTGGCTCTAATTCATGGGAGGAAATAGCTTCTTTGCCAACAACCGGTAGACGTAGTGCTATTGCTTTTGGTATGAATGGATTTGGTTATTTTGGAACAGGGTATGATGGGGAGAATGATCGTAAAGATTTTTGGAAGTATAACCCTGGTACGGATTCATGGTCTGAATTAGTTGGTTTTGGTGGAGATAAAAGAAGAGCAGCTACAACATTCACTATTGGTGATCAGGTTTACTTAGGAACAGGGGTCTCAAACGGGATTTATATTGATGACTTCTGGGCATTTGATGCAGCTACCGAGACTTGGACCAAAAAACTGGACCTTGATGAAGAAGATGATTATTCCATTACAAGAAGTAATGCAGTTGGTTTTACTCTAAATGGGTATGGTTATATCGCTACCGGAGTATCTAGCGGAACATTAGGTACTGTTTGGCAGTATGACCCAAGCACAGATGAATGGGAATTAAAAACAAGTTTTGAAGGCACTACAAGACAAGATGGGGTTGCCTTTTCTAACGGAACTAAAGCTGTTGTTGGCTTAGGGAAAACGGGAAGTCTTTATTTAGATGACCTATATGAGTTTTTTCCTTTTGATGAGTATGATGATGAAGATTAG
- a CDS encoding toxin-antitoxin system YwqK family antitoxin: MKLFYFMLFLMLSLASCKESKEVEPKVEETIVINNFEVLKKDLILNQIEGRWYYKNEPFNGYSVKFHANGALGERLGYVDGKREGIFKQWSNNNVQRVQSYYKHNRLDGIYKTWWENGTLSEESHYVNGVLHGEQKYWYATGEISKVRNLVEGKEEGMQKAWLQNGKLYVNYEAKNGRIFGMKRVNSCYKLQDEVVIRDKKI, translated from the coding sequence ATGAAATTATTCTACTTTATGTTATTTCTAATGCTCTCTCTTGCAAGTTGCAAAGAGAGCAAGGAAGTAGAACCAAAGGTTGAAGAAACCATTGTCATCAATAACTTTGAAGTACTAAAAAAGGATTTGATACTAAATCAAATTGAAGGGAGATGGTACTACAAAAATGAGCCGTTCAATGGTTACTCGGTAAAATTTCATGCTAATGGAGCATTGGGTGAACGCTTAGGTTATGTAGACGGGAAAAGGGAAGGGATTTTCAAACAATGGTCCAATAACAATGTACAGCGCGTTCAATCCTATTATAAACACAATCGGTTAGATGGCATATATAAAACCTGGTGGGAGAACGGTACACTATCCGAAGAGTCTCATTATGTAAATGGTGTTCTCCATGGAGAGCAAAAATACTGGTATGCTACAGGTGAAATTTCAAAAGTGAGAAATCTAGTAGAAGGCAAAGAGGAAGGAATGCAAAAAGCCTGGCTTCAAAATGGTAAGCTATATGTAAACTACGAAGCCAAAAATGGCCGGATTTTCGGAATGAAAAGGGTTAATTCATGTTATAAACTACAAGATGAAGTTGTTATCAGAGATAAAAAAATATAG
- a CDS encoding LytR/AlgR family response regulator transcription factor has translation MNCIIIDDEPLAIEILVDYCRKIGFIEVVGAFTNPLEAIATINEQKVDVIFCDIEMPQINGLDFISALDTPPLFIFTTAYSQYAVEGFELNAVDYLVKPIPYQRFFKAILRTKEILTRKDMPATAANVFPSNGDANESQKFIFVKSEHESVKINLDDIQYVQGLKDYLKIHVVGSNKAILTLLSFKDILEKLPQNQFVRVHKSFVVNVNFIKTIQRNRIVIDDIRIPIGESHKTQFFSMLGL, from the coding sequence ATGAACTGCATAATTATAGATGATGAACCGTTGGCCATAGAAATATTGGTGGACTATTGTAGAAAAATAGGTTTTATAGAAGTGGTTGGTGCTTTTACTAATCCCTTAGAGGCTATAGCAACAATAAACGAACAAAAGGTAGATGTTATTTTTTGCGATATTGAGATGCCTCAAATTAACGGCCTGGATTTTATTAGTGCCTTGGATACCCCTCCACTTTTTATATTTACCACAGCGTATTCTCAATATGCAGTAGAAGGTTTTGAACTTAATGCGGTTGACTATTTGGTAAAACCAATTCCGTACCAACGATTTTTTAAAGCTATTTTAAGGACAAAAGAGATTTTGACACGTAAAGATATGCCGGCTACAGCTGCCAATGTGTTTCCTTCTAATGGTGATGCCAATGAGAGTCAGAAATTTATTTTCGTAAAATCTGAGCATGAAAGTGTAAAAATCAATTTAGACGATATACAGTACGTACAAGGGCTAAAGGATTATTTAAAGATTCATGTGGTAGGGAGTAATAAAGCAATTTTAACACTGCTAAGTTTTAAAGATATTTTGGAAAAACTACCCCAAAATCAGTTTGTTAGAGTACATAAATCTTTTGTGGTTAATGTAAACTTCATCAAAACTATACAACGGAACAGAATTGTAATTGATGACATTCGCATACCAATTGGTGAAAGTCATAAAACACAATTTTTCTCTATGTTAGGACTATAG
- a CDS encoding YHYH protein, which translates to MRKNILNKVIPLGVTFSVICFGLIACSTDATDDTVIDEDAEEETMTELHAAYAAFNTDATTIYLDGSEVVIETTGLPNHETVYWGEDSSLYKDEPDVALTPSIMTSNNNATTIRVDATPDLTGNTVETQFNTIGIAVSGSSLFNDQEGAGALDQAAASLDWTGAHIGPGVYHYHLEPIAFTNDDDKLVGILLDGVFLYGRKCTTTGTYPTDLDESGGHVSTTQYTDGEEEYHYHIINEVYSTTGSYLAFAGPYQGY; encoded by the coding sequence ATGAGAAAAAACATTTTAAATAAAGTTATTCCATTAGGCGTCACCTTTAGCGTAATCTGTTTTGGGCTTATTGCTTGCAGTACCGATGCCACTGATGATACAGTTATTGATGAAGACGCAGAAGAAGAAACAATGACGGAACTGCATGCAGCATATGCAGCCTTTAATACAGATGCAACTACCATTTATTTAGATGGCTCTGAAGTTGTAATTGAAACCACCGGTTTGCCAAATCATGAAACCGTATACTGGGGAGAAGACAGCAGCCTTTATAAAGATGAGCCAGATGTGGCATTGACACCTAGTATAATGACCAGCAACAATAATGCTACTACAATACGGGTAGATGCCACACCAGACCTAACGGGCAACACTGTAGAAACACAATTCAACACAATTGGTATTGCTGTTAGTGGGTCCTCCTTATTTAATGATCAGGAAGGTGCCGGCGCATTGGACCAAGCCGCTGCAAGCTTAGATTGGACAGGCGCACACATTGGCCCTGGTGTATACCATTATCATTTAGAGCCCATAGCTTTTACTAATGATGATGATAAATTGGTCGGTATTTTACTGGACGGTGTTTTTCTCTACGGAAGAAAATGTACTACTACAGGTACCTACCCAACAGATTTGGACGAATCTGGAGGTCATGTTTCTACTACTCAATATACTGATGGAGAAGAAGAATACCACTACCATATCATAAACGAAGTATATTCTACGACAGGATCATACCTTGCCTTTGCCGGTCCTTACCAAGGTTATTGA